From a single Glycine soja cultivar W05 chromosome 19, ASM419377v2, whole genome shotgun sequence genomic region:
- the LOC114400270 gene encoding acyltransferase-like protein At1g54570, chloroplastic isoform X3 has translation MASVTGFLVSPAGAVRHHWFGVRAVLSSESGTVAAVNGSSSQNGSLALKEEKKVPLLRGEEEEEGLAALWDDGYGRRSVEDYFAAAKEMCKSDGGPPRWFCPLECGPPFKDSPTLLFLPGMDGTGLGLTLHHKALGKAFEVRCLHIPVHDRTPFEGLVKLVGEAVKLECALSPNKPIYLVGDSLGGSLALAVAAHNPTVDLVLILANPATSFGQSQLQPLFPFMEALPDEMHVAVPFLLSFIMGDPVKMASVSIENKLPPAKKIEQLSYNLTALLPCLPELADIIPRDTLLWKLKLLKSAAAYANSRIHAVEAEVLVLASGKDNMLPSTNEAQRLVGLLQNCKVRVFKDSGHTLLLEDGIGLLTIIKGTCMYRRSRRHDLVRDFIPPSMTEFRYAMDQVVGSFRSATGSVFFSTLEDGKIVKGLSGVPDEGPVLYVGYHMLLGLELISLTDGFLSEKGIALRGIAHPDLFRPEVESWSSEFSMFDWVKIFGGVPVSASNIFKLLSTKSHVLLYPGGAREALHYKGEEYKLIWPDHPEFVRMAARFGATIVPFGAVGEDDIAER, from the exons ATGGCCTCGGTGACGGGTTTTCTAGTCTCACCCGCGGGAGCTGTAAGGCACCACTGGTTTGGAGTTCGGGCGGTGTTGTCATCTGAATCTGGAACAGTGGCAGCTGTGAACGGATCTTCTTCGCAGAATGGTTCCTTGGCACTTAAGGAGGAAAAAAAGGTGCCTTTGTTGCgaggtgaagaagaagaagaaggtttgGCAGCACTTTGGGATGATGGGTATGGGAGAAGGAGTGTGGAGGATTACTTTGCTGCAGCTAAGGAGATGTGCAAATCCGATGGAGGCCCACCTCGGTGGTTTTGCCCCCTTGAATGTGGTCCTCCTTTCAAGGATTCTCCTACTCTTCTCTTTTTACctg GGATGGATGGCACAGGATTGGGTCTCACTTTGCACCATAAAGCCCTTGGGAA GGCTTTTGAAGTTCGTTGCTTGCATATTCCGGTTCATGACCGAACACCATTTGAAG gGCTGGTGAAACTTGTTGGAGAAGCTGTTAAGCTTGAATGTGCTTTGTCTCCAAATAAACCAATCTATCTGGTAGGCGATTCTTTGGGTGGAAGTCTAGCACTTGCTGTTGCTGCTCACAATCCAACAGTTGACCTAGTACTGATATTAGCCAATCCAG CTACATCCTTCGGCCAATCTCAGTTGCAACCTTTGTTTCCTTTCATGGAGGCTTTGCCTGATGAAATGCATGTTGCTGTTCCCTTTCTTCTTAGTTTTATCATGG GTGATCCAGTGAAGATGGCATCAGTCAGTATTGAAAATAAGCTTCCTCCTgccaaaaaaattgaacaattgtCATACAACCTTACTGCATTGCTGCCGTGTCTTCCT GAGCTGGCTGATATTATACCAAGGGATACTCTTCTTTGGAAGCTGAAACTTCTCAAATCAGCTGCTGCATATGCTAATTCGCGTATTCATGCTGTTGAAGCTGAAGTTCTTGTGCTTGCTAG TGGCAAGGATAACATGCTTCCCAGCACAAACGAAGCTCAAAGACTCGTGGGATTATTGCAAAACTGCAAAGTTCGTGTCTTTAAGGACAGTGGACACACACTTCTCCTG GAAGATGGCATTGGTCTGCTGACAATCATCAAGGGAACTTGCATGTACCGTCGTTCAAGGAGGCATGATTTGGTCAGGGATTTCATACCTCCCAGTATGACAGAATTCAGATATGCAATGGATCAAGTAGTTGG ATCATTTCGTTCTGCTACTGGATCTGTATTTTTCTCAACCTTGGAGGATGGAAAGATTGTAAAAGGTCTCTCTGGTGTTCCAGATGAAGGTCCTGTCTTATATGTTGGGTATCACATGTTGTTGGGGTTAGAGCTTATCTCACTTACAGATGGATTTTTAAGTGAGAAGGGTATTGCACTTCGTGGAATAGCCCATCCCGATCTGTTTAGGCCTGAAGTGGAGTCTTGGTCTTCTGAGTTTTCTATGTTTGATTGGGTGAAGATATTTGGTGGGGTGCCTGTTTCAGCAagcaatattttcaaattacttTCAACAAAATCACATGTTCTCCTATATCCTGGTGGTGCGCGTGAGGCTCTCCATTATAag GGGGAAGAATACAAGTTGATTTGGCCTGATCATCCAGAATTTGTGAGAATGGCAGCACGATTTGGTGCCACAATTGTGCCATTTGGAGCTGTAGGTGAAGATGATATAGCTGAA AGATGA
- the LOC114400270 gene encoding acyltransferase-like protein At1g54570, chloroplastic isoform X1, with translation MASVTGFLVSPAGAVRHHWFGVRAVLSSESGTVAAVNGSSSQNGSLALKEEKKVPLLRGEEEEEGLAALWDDGYGRRSVEDYFAAAKEMCKSDGGPPRWFCPLECGPPFKDSPTLLFLPGMDGTGLGLTLHHKALGKAFEVRCLHIPVHDRTPFEGLVKLVGEAVKLECALSPNKPIYLVGDSLGGSLALAVAAHNPTVDLVLILANPATSFGQSQLQPLFPFMEALPDEMHVAVPFLLSFIMGDPVKMASVSIENKLPPAKKIEQLSYNLTALLPCLPELADIIPRDTLLWKLKLLKSAAAYANSRIHAVEAEVLVLASGKDNMLPSTNEAQRLVGLLQNCKVRVFKDSGHTLLLEDGIGLLTIIKGTCMYRRSRRHDLVRDFIPPSMTEFRYAMDQVVGSFRSATGSVFFSTLEDGKIVKGLSGVPDEGPVLYVGYHMLLGLELISLTDGFLSEKGIALRGIAHPDLFRPEVESWSSEFSMFDWVKIFGGVPVSASNIFKLLSTKSHVLLYPGGAREALHYKGEEYKLIWPDHPEFVRMAARFGATIVPFGAVGEDDIAELVLDYNDLMKIPIVNDQIRNMNRDSVKFRDETSGEVANQNLSFPVLLPKIPGRFYFLFGKPIRTKGMDKMLKDRESANQMYLQIKSEVEHNLNYLIKKREEDPYRNFIDRKMYQIFYPPETDSTPSFNP, from the exons ATGGCCTCGGTGACGGGTTTTCTAGTCTCACCCGCGGGAGCTGTAAGGCACCACTGGTTTGGAGTTCGGGCGGTGTTGTCATCTGAATCTGGAACAGTGGCAGCTGTGAACGGATCTTCTTCGCAGAATGGTTCCTTGGCACTTAAGGAGGAAAAAAAGGTGCCTTTGTTGCgaggtgaagaagaagaagaaggtttgGCAGCACTTTGGGATGATGGGTATGGGAGAAGGAGTGTGGAGGATTACTTTGCTGCAGCTAAGGAGATGTGCAAATCCGATGGAGGCCCACCTCGGTGGTTTTGCCCCCTTGAATGTGGTCCTCCTTTCAAGGATTCTCCTACTCTTCTCTTTTTACctg GGATGGATGGCACAGGATTGGGTCTCACTTTGCACCATAAAGCCCTTGGGAA GGCTTTTGAAGTTCGTTGCTTGCATATTCCGGTTCATGACCGAACACCATTTGAAG gGCTGGTGAAACTTGTTGGAGAAGCTGTTAAGCTTGAATGTGCTTTGTCTCCAAATAAACCAATCTATCTGGTAGGCGATTCTTTGGGTGGAAGTCTAGCACTTGCTGTTGCTGCTCACAATCCAACAGTTGACCTAGTACTGATATTAGCCAATCCAG CTACATCCTTCGGCCAATCTCAGTTGCAACCTTTGTTTCCTTTCATGGAGGCTTTGCCTGATGAAATGCATGTTGCTGTTCCCTTTCTTCTTAGTTTTATCATGG GTGATCCAGTGAAGATGGCATCAGTCAGTATTGAAAATAAGCTTCCTCCTgccaaaaaaattgaacaattgtCATACAACCTTACTGCATTGCTGCCGTGTCTTCCT GAGCTGGCTGATATTATACCAAGGGATACTCTTCTTTGGAAGCTGAAACTTCTCAAATCAGCTGCTGCATATGCTAATTCGCGTATTCATGCTGTTGAAGCTGAAGTTCTTGTGCTTGCTAG TGGCAAGGATAACATGCTTCCCAGCACAAACGAAGCTCAAAGACTCGTGGGATTATTGCAAAACTGCAAAGTTCGTGTCTTTAAGGACAGTGGACACACACTTCTCCTG GAAGATGGCATTGGTCTGCTGACAATCATCAAGGGAACTTGCATGTACCGTCGTTCAAGGAGGCATGATTTGGTCAGGGATTTCATACCTCCCAGTATGACAGAATTCAGATATGCAATGGATCAAGTAGTTGG ATCATTTCGTTCTGCTACTGGATCTGTATTTTTCTCAACCTTGGAGGATGGAAAGATTGTAAAAGGTCTCTCTGGTGTTCCAGATGAAGGTCCTGTCTTATATGTTGGGTATCACATGTTGTTGGGGTTAGAGCTTATCTCACTTACAGATGGATTTTTAAGTGAGAAGGGTATTGCACTTCGTGGAATAGCCCATCCCGATCTGTTTAGGCCTGAAGTGGAGTCTTGGTCTTCTGAGTTTTCTATGTTTGATTGGGTGAAGATATTTGGTGGGGTGCCTGTTTCAGCAagcaatattttcaaattacttTCAACAAAATCACATGTTCTCCTATATCCTGGTGGTGCGCGTGAGGCTCTCCATTATAag GGGGAAGAATACAAGTTGATTTGGCCTGATCATCCAGAATTTGTGAGAATGGCAGCACGATTTGGTGCCACAATTGTGCCATTTGGAGCTGTAGGTGAAGATGATATAGCTGAA TTAGTTCTTGACTACAATGACTTAATGAAGATCCCCATAGTCAACGATCAAATAAGAAATATGAACCGTGACTCAGTTAAGTTTAG AGATGAAACAAGTGGCGAGGTGGCAAACCAAAATCTCTCTTTTCCGGTGCTTCTACCAAAGATACCAGgtcgcttttactttctatttGGGAAGCCCATAAGAACAAAAGGCATGGATAAGATGCTAAAAGACAGAGAAAGTGCCAACCAAATGTACCTGCAGATTAAGTCAGAAGTTGaacacaatttaaattacttgatcAAGAAGAGGGAGGAGGATCCATACAGGAACTTCATCGATAGGAAAATGTATCAGATATTTTATCCTCCTGAAACTGATTCAACCCCATCATttaatccctga
- the LOC114400270 gene encoding acyltransferase-like protein At1g54570, chloroplastic isoform X2, protein MASVTGFLVSPAGAVRHHWFGVRAVLSSESGTVAAVNGSSSQNGSLALKEEKKVPLLRGEEEEEGLAALWDDGYGRRSVEDYFAAAKEMCKSDGGPPRWFCPLECGPPFKDSPTLLFLPGMDGTGLGLTLHHKALGKAFEVRCLHIPVHDRTPFEGLVKLVGEAVKLECALSPNKPIYLVGDSLGGSLALAVAAHNPTVDLVLILANPGDPVKMASVSIENKLPPAKKIEQLSYNLTALLPCLPELADIIPRDTLLWKLKLLKSAAAYANSRIHAVEAEVLVLASGKDNMLPSTNEAQRLVGLLQNCKVRVFKDSGHTLLLEDGIGLLTIIKGTCMYRRSRRHDLVRDFIPPSMTEFRYAMDQVVGSFRSATGSVFFSTLEDGKIVKGLSGVPDEGPVLYVGYHMLLGLELISLTDGFLSEKGIALRGIAHPDLFRPEVESWSSEFSMFDWVKIFGGVPVSASNIFKLLSTKSHVLLYPGGAREALHYKGEEYKLIWPDHPEFVRMAARFGATIVPFGAVGEDDIAELVLDYNDLMKIPIVNDQIRNMNRDSVKFRDETSGEVANQNLSFPVLLPKIPGRFYFLFGKPIRTKGMDKMLKDRESANQMYLQIKSEVEHNLNYLIKKREEDPYRNFIDRKMYQIFYPPETDSTPSFNP, encoded by the exons ATGGCCTCGGTGACGGGTTTTCTAGTCTCACCCGCGGGAGCTGTAAGGCACCACTGGTTTGGAGTTCGGGCGGTGTTGTCATCTGAATCTGGAACAGTGGCAGCTGTGAACGGATCTTCTTCGCAGAATGGTTCCTTGGCACTTAAGGAGGAAAAAAAGGTGCCTTTGTTGCgaggtgaagaagaagaagaaggtttgGCAGCACTTTGGGATGATGGGTATGGGAGAAGGAGTGTGGAGGATTACTTTGCTGCAGCTAAGGAGATGTGCAAATCCGATGGAGGCCCACCTCGGTGGTTTTGCCCCCTTGAATGTGGTCCTCCTTTCAAGGATTCTCCTACTCTTCTCTTTTTACctg GGATGGATGGCACAGGATTGGGTCTCACTTTGCACCATAAAGCCCTTGGGAA GGCTTTTGAAGTTCGTTGCTTGCATATTCCGGTTCATGACCGAACACCATTTGAAG gGCTGGTGAAACTTGTTGGAGAAGCTGTTAAGCTTGAATGTGCTTTGTCTCCAAATAAACCAATCTATCTGGTAGGCGATTCTTTGGGTGGAAGTCTAGCACTTGCTGTTGCTGCTCACAATCCAACAGTTGACCTAGTACTGATATTAGCCAATCCAG GTGATCCAGTGAAGATGGCATCAGTCAGTATTGAAAATAAGCTTCCTCCTgccaaaaaaattgaacaattgtCATACAACCTTACTGCATTGCTGCCGTGTCTTCCT GAGCTGGCTGATATTATACCAAGGGATACTCTTCTTTGGAAGCTGAAACTTCTCAAATCAGCTGCTGCATATGCTAATTCGCGTATTCATGCTGTTGAAGCTGAAGTTCTTGTGCTTGCTAG TGGCAAGGATAACATGCTTCCCAGCACAAACGAAGCTCAAAGACTCGTGGGATTATTGCAAAACTGCAAAGTTCGTGTCTTTAAGGACAGTGGACACACACTTCTCCTG GAAGATGGCATTGGTCTGCTGACAATCATCAAGGGAACTTGCATGTACCGTCGTTCAAGGAGGCATGATTTGGTCAGGGATTTCATACCTCCCAGTATGACAGAATTCAGATATGCAATGGATCAAGTAGTTGG ATCATTTCGTTCTGCTACTGGATCTGTATTTTTCTCAACCTTGGAGGATGGAAAGATTGTAAAAGGTCTCTCTGGTGTTCCAGATGAAGGTCCTGTCTTATATGTTGGGTATCACATGTTGTTGGGGTTAGAGCTTATCTCACTTACAGATGGATTTTTAAGTGAGAAGGGTATTGCACTTCGTGGAATAGCCCATCCCGATCTGTTTAGGCCTGAAGTGGAGTCTTGGTCTTCTGAGTTTTCTATGTTTGATTGGGTGAAGATATTTGGTGGGGTGCCTGTTTCAGCAagcaatattttcaaattacttTCAACAAAATCACATGTTCTCCTATATCCTGGTGGTGCGCGTGAGGCTCTCCATTATAag GGGGAAGAATACAAGTTGATTTGGCCTGATCATCCAGAATTTGTGAGAATGGCAGCACGATTTGGTGCCACAATTGTGCCATTTGGAGCTGTAGGTGAAGATGATATAGCTGAA TTAGTTCTTGACTACAATGACTTAATGAAGATCCCCATAGTCAACGATCAAATAAGAAATATGAACCGTGACTCAGTTAAGTTTAG AGATGAAACAAGTGGCGAGGTGGCAAACCAAAATCTCTCTTTTCCGGTGCTTCTACCAAAGATACCAGgtcgcttttactttctatttGGGAAGCCCATAAGAACAAAAGGCATGGATAAGATGCTAAAAGACAGAGAAAGTGCCAACCAAATGTACCTGCAGATTAAGTCAGAAGTTGaacacaatttaaattacttgatcAAGAAGAGGGAGGAGGATCCATACAGGAACTTCATCGATAGGAAAATGTATCAGATATTTTATCCTCCTGAAACTGATTCAACCCCATCATttaatccctga